Proteins found in one Paralichthys olivaceus isolate ysfri-2021 chromosome 19, ASM2471397v2, whole genome shotgun sequence genomic segment:
- the LOC138405516 gene encoding interferon a3-like yields MLNRIFFVCLCLCLYSAGSAMSCRWMDHKFRQYSKNSLDLLDMMAHNSINTTEDAEVEETVALPEHLYSQVSNASAEDRLGFTVQVLKEVAALFEEDSSSASWEEKQMDDFLNIVTQQADGLRSCIVSHSHMKNKKLHMYFKRLSRHVLKQMDYSAESWELIRKEIKNHLMRSDLLISSLLTIN; encoded by the exons ATGCTTAACAGGATCTTCTTCGTTTGCCTTTGCCTCTGTCTCTACAGTGCGGGCTCAGCGATGAGCTGCAGATGGATGGATCATAAATTCAGACAGTACAGCAAGAATTCTTTGGATCTACTGGATATGATG GCTCATAATTCCATCAACACCACTGAGGATGCTGAAGTGGAGGAGACTGTGGCCTTACCTGAACATCTATACAGCCAGGTGTCAAATGCATCA GCTGAGGATAGACTTGGTTTCACAGTGCAGGTTCTGAAGGAGGTGGCTGCCCTGTTTGAGGAGGATTCCAGCTCTGCATCATGGGAGGAGAAACAAATGGATGACTTTCTCAATATTGTGACCCAGCAGGCTGACGGCCTTCGCTCCTGT attGTGAGTCACAGCCACATGAAGAACAAAAAGCTGCACATGTATTTCAAGAGACTGTCACGCCATGTCCTGAAACAAATG GATTACAGTGCTGAATCCTGGGAACTGATCAGGAAGGAAATCAAAAATCATCTAATGAGATCAGACCTGCTGATTTCATCTCTACTCACCATCAACTAG